A region from the Ichthyobacterium seriolicida genome encodes:
- a CDS encoding tail fiber domain-containing protein, which translates to MNRKIAFYFGFIFFSFLSIYSFSKNFPDKLSYQLVIRKDDKLLKESTVSIRISILDGKTEDVVYSEVHWSVKTDKNGLATLNIGEGIRTGSFVKLSLSNLPWSNSSYYVKLEIDMTGKNNYDKALIKKTEMLSVPYAFYAADSPKITVVDNLNSRSIASALSAEKGRDLEDRKLDKINIADNFNGGYGKVLSANKGKELHERVNEYEKVFSEKLTAQKEELKIQSEKIDEQNKELAQQKIELKKDISAQEIKITDQDTKLTNQKTEIKELKDKELTVINDLNLSSHNEKKVLSAYQGYKLKEMIDNKKAERGPAGPEGKKGDTGVKGDPGIAGPQGPVGKEGPKGETGPQGKEGPQGKEGPKGETGLQGVAGPQGPVGPTGKTGPAGANGAPGKKGDTGPEGAVGAQGPKGENGKDGEKGDRGPDGPTGPRGEQGERGEQGERGEQGERGEQGEQGERGERGERGPAGIDGAPGARGIPGETGKDGPQGPQGKEGPKGETGLQGVAGPQGPVGPTGANGAPGEKGDTGPAGAVGAQGPKGENGKDGEKGDRGPNGPIGPRGEQGEQGEQGEQGEQGEQGERGPAGIDGTTGARGIPGKDGLRGPEGLQGPPGPVGTPGKTGEKGPAGDKGEVGPAGPQGIPGPQGLTGPEGARGERGETGAVGPKGDDGLQGPVGPEGKKGDTGPQGAQGPQGLTGPRGQRGDPGKQGDKGDPGKQGSAGRDGKEGPAGPAGLAGPPGPPGPPGPAGPAGPPGPAGLAGPPGPAGIIDNLESDETTSVLSAKQGKVLYEKIKKSSPFIKTNTGESIITFSDDEDLNSLESIGGDANNIFLGINSGRKGRWNIGLGKGTLSKNTHGHSNTFIGHTAGENNVTGVMNIGIGINSLKDNHEGNRTVAIGYKAPYIADNSKKCNYNESIYIGNLCEPNDTKTCASNNEIVIGSEAKGKGDNTVVLGNDKIKRTYLKGTVFLSGINFPLSDRRVFNFKTNHHGYNTSFEHFTNSINELISLHADGSILTKSKFIAVSDKRIKNIKGISDRKEDLKKLLNIEITDYTMIDSIESGVRPFKKVIAQQVESVLPQVININKGIIPNVYELAKSVKISNEGSAFTTNKAHDFSIGDIVKIIIENEGTKEVKVKAVIDPNTFLIEEVLDSNNKVFVYGKEVDDMRSVDYDGLTTLNISATQAVYEELVSTKKKLSATEQKLSTNQKELSVTKEKISNTENKLDALIKALSKSNALSKEDIKVLTK; encoded by the coding sequence ATGAATAGAAAAATTGCTTTTTACTTTGGGTTTATATTTTTCTCATTTTTAAGTATCTATTCTTTTTCTAAGAATTTTCCTGATAAATTGAGTTATCAATTAGTGATTAGGAAAGATGATAAATTATTAAAAGAATCTACAGTTAGTATTCGTATTTCTATTTTAGATGGAAAGACAGAAGATGTTGTATACTCTGAAGTTCATTGGAGTGTTAAAACAGATAAAAATGGTTTAGCTACTCTAAATATAGGAGAAGGTATTAGAACTGGATCTTTTGTGAAGTTAAGTCTATCTAATTTGCCATGGTCTAATAGTTCTTATTACGTCAAATTAGAGATAGATATGACTGGTAAAAACAATTATGACAAAGCCCTTATAAAAAAGACTGAAATGCTTAGCGTTCCTTACGCATTTTATGCAGCAGATAGTCCGAAAATAACTGTTGTAGACAATCTAAATTCTAGGTCTATAGCATCTGCTTTATCAGCCGAAAAGGGAAGAGATTTAGAAGATAGAAAATTAGATAAAATAAATATTGCTGATAATTTTAATGGAGGTTATGGTAAAGTTTTGTCAGCTAATAAGGGGAAAGAGCTTCATGAAAGGGTAAATGAATATGAAAAGGTTTTTTCTGAAAAGTTAACAGCTCAGAAAGAGGAGTTAAAGATTCAAAGTGAAAAAATAGACGAACAAAATAAAGAGTTAGCTCAACAGAAGATAGAGCTAAAAAAAGATATATCTGCTCAGGAAATCAAAATAACTGATCAGGATACTAAATTAACAAATCAAAAAACAGAAATTAAGGAGTTAAAGGATAAAGAGTTAACAGTTATTAATGATTTGAACCTTTCATCTCATAATGAAAAAAAAGTTTTATCAGCGTATCAAGGATATAAACTTAAGGAGATGATAGACAACAAAAAGGCAGAAAGAGGGCCAGCAGGTCCAGAAGGAAAAAAAGGAGACACAGGAGTGAAAGGAGATCCAGGTATAGCAGGACCACAAGGTCCAGTTGGTAAAGAAGGACCTAAAGGTGAAACAGGACCACAGGGTAAAGAAGGACCACAAGGTAAAGAAGGACCTAAAGGTGAAACAGGGCTTCAAGGAGTAGCAGGACCACAAGGTCCAGTAGGGCCAACTGGTAAAACGGGACCAGCAGGTGCTAATGGCGCTCCAGGTAAAAAAGGAGACACTGGACCAGAGGGAGCTGTTGGTGCGCAAGGGCCAAAAGGAGAAAATGGTAAAGATGGAGAAAAAGGAGACAGAGGCCCAGATGGTCCAACAGGACCAAGAGGAGAACAAGGAGAACGAGGAGAACAAGGAGAACGAGGAGAACAAGGAGAACGAGGAGAACAAGGAGAACAAGGAGAACGAGGTGAACGAGGTGAACGAGGTCCTGCTGGTATAGATGGTGCGCCAGGAGCAAGAGGTATACCTGGCGAAACAGGTAAAGATGGCCCACAAGGACCACAAGGTAAAGAAGGACCTAAAGGTGAAACAGGGCTTCAAGGAGTAGCTGGACCACAAGGTCCAGTAGGGCCAACAGGTGCTAATGGCGCTCCAGGGGAAAAAGGAGACACTGGACCGGCGGGAGCTGTTGGTGCGCAAGGGCCAAAAGGAGAAAATGGTAAAGATGGAGAAAAAGGAGACAGAGGCCCAAATGGTCCAATAGGACCAAGAGGTGAACAAGGTGAACAAGGTGAACAAGGTGAACAAGGTGAACAAGGTGAACAAGGTGAACGAGGTCCTGCTGGTATAGATGGTACTACAGGAGCAAGAGGTATCCCTGGCAAAGATGGTCTGAGAGGGCCAGAAGGGCTTCAAGGCCCACCAGGACCAGTAGGGACGCCAGGTAAAACAGGTGAAAAAGGCCCAGCAGGAGACAAAGGTGAAGTAGGACCAGCAGGTCCACAAGGTATTCCAGGGCCTCAAGGTCTAACAGGGCCAGAAGGCGCTAGAGGAGAGCGAGGTGAAACAGGAGCAGTAGGGCCAAAAGGAGACGATGGTCTACAAGGACCAGTGGGTCCAGAAGGAAAAAAAGGAGACACAGGCCCTCAAGGGGCTCAAGGGCCTCAAGGTCTAACAGGACCAAGAGGACAACGAGGTGATCCTGGTAAACAAGGTGATAAAGGTGATCCTGGTAAACAAGGTTCTGCTGGTAGAGATGGTAAAGAAGGGCCCGCAGGGCCAGCAGGGCTAGCAGGGCCTCCAGGGCCTCCAGGGCCTCCAGGGCCAGCAGGGCCAGCAGGGCCTCCAGGGCCAGCAGGGCTAGCAGGGCCTCCAGGGCCAGCAGGAATTATTGATAATTTAGAGTCTGATGAGACAACAAGTGTCTTATCAGCTAAGCAGGGTAAGGTCTTATATGAAAAAATAAAAAAATCATCACCATTTATAAAGACAAATACTGGTGAAAGTATTATAACATTTTCTGATGACGAAGATCTTAATTCTCTCGAATCTATTGGAGGAGATGCAAATAACATATTTTTAGGTATTAATTCAGGCAGGAAAGGGCGTTGGAATATAGGTTTAGGAAAAGGAACTTTGAGTAAGAATACTCATGGGCATAGCAATACTTTTATTGGTCATACGGCTGGTGAAAATAATGTAACAGGGGTAATGAATATAGGAATAGGTATTAATTCACTTAAAGATAATCATGAGGGGAATAGGACTGTTGCTATAGGCTATAAAGCTCCTTATATTGCAGACAACTCAAAAAAATGCAATTATAATGAGAGTATCTATATAGGTAATTTATGTGAACCTAATGATACTAAAACCTGTGCTAGTAATAACGAAATAGTTATTGGGTCTGAGGCAAAAGGTAAGGGCGATAATACAGTGGTATTAGGAAATGATAAGATTAAAAGAACATATTTAAAGGGTACAGTTTTTTTATCAGGTATTAATTTCCCCTTAAGTGATAGAAGGGTTTTCAACTTTAAAACTAATCATCATGGCTATAATACCTCTTTTGAGCATTTTACAAATAGTATAAATGAATTAATTTCTTTACATGCTGATGGTTCTATTCTAACAAAATCTAAATTTATAGCTGTATCAGATAAGCGTATTAAGAATATAAAAGGTATATCAGACAGAAAAGAAGATTTAAAGAAACTCTTAAATATAGAGATTACAGATTATACTATGATAGACAGTATAGAAAGCGGCGTTAGGCCATTTAAAAAGGTAATAGCTCAGCAAGTAGAAAGCGTACTGCCACAGGTTATAAATATAAATAAAGGTATTATCCCTAATGTATATGAATTAGCTAAATCAGTTAAAATTTCTAATGAAGGAAGTGCTTTTACAACAAACAAGGCTCATGATTTTTCTATTGGAGATATTGTTAAGATTATAATAGAAAATGAAGGAACCAAAGAGGTAAAAGTAAAAGCTGTTATAGATCCTAATACGTTCTTAATAGAAGAAGTTTTAGATTCTAATAATAAGGTTTTTGTTTATGGTAAAGAAGTAGACGACATGCGATCAGTAGATTACGATGGTCTTACCACTTTAAATATTTCAGCTACCCAAGCAGTTTATGAAGAGCTTGTTTCTACTAAGAAAAAACTTTCTGCTACTGAGCAAAAGCTTTCTACTAATCAAAAAGAACTTTCTGTTACTAAGGAAAAGATTTCTAATACTGAGAATAAATTGGATGCTCTAATAAAGGCATTAAGTAAATCAAATGCCCTTAGTAAGGAAGATATAAAAGTTTTGACAAAATAA